The following coding sequences lie in one Apium graveolens cultivar Ventura chromosome 3, ASM990537v1, whole genome shotgun sequence genomic window:
- the LOC141713931 gene encoding uncharacterized protein LOC141713931 produces MGALPEDKLQARRLRYQAAKYVEYDGLRKLCEDLNIKKDFAAVYHPQRNGQTEAINKIIKHTLKAKLEEKKGDWMEEMPMILWSYNTTPRSTSLFLLTYGYEVMVPVEVGVGSLRRDLFVEKDAEVNQRLHLDFLDEARMISQLKLIAYQKRIARYFNKKVKYVPYKIEDLVLRKVMPNTKIAQYEVLGANWEGLYKVKAILWKGTYRLEDLDGKLIPRAWNAEHLWKYYQ; encoded by the exons ATGGGAGCTTTGCCAGAAGACAAGTTACAGGCTCGACGCCTTCGCTACCAAGCTGCGAAGTACGTTGAGTATGATGGG CTAAGGAAGCTTTGTGAAGACTTGAACATCAAGAAAGATTTTGCGGCGGTCTACCACCCGCAAAGAAATGGTCAGACAGAAGCCATAAACAAGATTATTAAACACACTTTAAAGGCTAAGCTGGAAGAAAAGAAGGGAGATTGGATGGAGGAGATGCCCATGATTCTTTGGTCTTACAACACGACTCCTAGATCAACCTCCCTTTTTTTGCTGACATACGGGTATGAGGTCATGGTCCCCGTAGAAGTAGGAGTCGGATCTCTGCGAAGGGATTTGTTTGTTGAGAAAGATGCAGAAGTTAACCAAAGGCTTCACTTGGATTTTCTGGACGAAGCCAGAATGATCTCTCAGTTGAAGCTTATTGCATATCAGAAGAGAATTGCAAGGTACTTTAATAAGAAGGTGAAGTATGTGCCCTACAAGATAGAAGATCTGGTGTTGCGAAAAGTCATGCCAAATACCAAGATAGCTCAGTATGAGGTGCTTGGAGCTAACTGGGAGGGACTATACAAGGTCAAGGCTATACTTTGGAAGGGAACTTATCGCTTGGAAGATTTGGACGGCAAGCTTATTCCCCGGGCTTGGAATGCAGAGCATTTATGGAAGTATTACCAGTAG